One window of Trichomycterus rosablanca isolate fTriRos1 chromosome 2, fTriRos1.hap1, whole genome shotgun sequence genomic DNA carries:
- the psmd3 gene encoding 26S proteasome non-ATPase regulatory subunit 3: MKELSAKRKEKQKESKAEQQKQKDGGDDVEMAEDEAATSVKTAKELDQATLEDIKEHVKQIEKAVSGKEPRFVLRALRALPSTSRRLNANVLHKAISGFFTSNAAGKEFLLGFLEEPMDTEGELQFRPRTGKAAAAPLIPEVEAYLQLLLLVHLINNKRYTEAQKVSDNLLQKISSQNRRALDLVAAKCYYYHCRVYEFLDRLDAVRSFLHTRLRTATLRHDPDGQATLLNLLMRNYLQYNLYDQAEKLVSKSVFPELANNNEWARYLYYTGRIKAIQLEYSEARRTLTNALRKAPQHTAVGFKQTVHKLLIVVELLLGEIPDRLQFRQPSLKRSLMPYFLLTQAVRTGNLANFNQELDQFGEKFQTDGTYTLIIRLRHNVIKTGVRMINLSYSRISLADIAQKLQLDSPEDAEFIVAKAIRDGVIEASINHEKGYVQSKETMDIYGTREPQLAFHQRISFCLNIHNMSVKAMRFPPKAYNKDLESAEERREREQQDLEFAKEMAEDDDDSFP; this comes from the exons ATGAAAGAATTATCTGCTAAGCGGAAGGAGAAGCAGAAGGAGAGTAAAGCCGAGCAGCAGAAGCAGAAGGACGGCGGTGATGATGTGGAGATGGCCGAGGATGAAGCGGCCACATCGGTGAAAACAGCCAAAGAACTCGATCAGGCCACCCTGGAAG ATATCAAGGAGCACGTGAAGCAGATCGAGAAGGCCGTGTCCGGTAAGGAGCCGCGCTTCGTGCTGCGTGCGTTGCGCGCTCTACCCTCGACCAGTCGGCGCCTGAACGCCAACGTCCTCCATAAAGCCATCTCGGGCTTCTTCACCTCTAATGCTGCCGGGAAGGAGTTCCTGCTCGGCTTTCTGGAGGAG CCCATGGATACGGAGGGAGAGCTTCAGTTCAGACCTCGCACCGGTAAGGCGGCGGCGGCTCCTCTGATCCCCGAGGTGGAAGCTTATCTTCAGCTCCTGCTGCTCGTCCATCTCATCAACAACAAACGCTACACGGAG GCTCAGAAGGTCTCGGACAACCTCCTGCAGAAGATCAGCTCTCAGAACCGCCGGGCGCTCGACCTGGTGGCGGCcaagtgttattattatcactgccgcGTGTACGAGTTCCTCGACCGGCTGGACGCTGTGCGCAG TTTTCTGCACACGCGCCTGAGGACGGCGACGCTGCGCCACGACCCCGACGGCCAGGCCACGCTGCTGAACCTGCTGATGCGCAACTACCTGCAGTACAACCTGTACGACCAGGCCGAGAAACTCGTCTCCAAATCCGTCTTCCCTGAGCTGGCTAACAACAACGAGTGGGCGCGGTACCTCTACTACACCG GGCGGATCAAGGCCATCCAGCTGGAGTACTCTGAGGCCAGGAGGACTCTGACCAACGCGCTCCGCAAAGCACCTCAACACACCGCCGTGGGCTTCAAACAAACC gttcaTAAGTTGTTGATAGTGGTGGAGCTGCTGCTGGGAGAGATTCCTGACCGTCTGCAGTTCCGCCAGCCGTCTCTGAAACGCTCCCTCATGCCGTATTTCCTCCTCACTCAGG ctgtgagGACCGGAAACCTGGCCAATTTCAATCAGGAGCTGGATCAGTTCGGAGAGAAGTTCCAGACCGATGGTACCTACACCCTCATCATCCGCCTCAGGCACAACGTCATCAAGACCG GTGTGAGGATGATCAACCTGTCGTACTCTCGTATCTCTCTGGCCGACATCGCTCAGAAGCTTCAGCTGGACAGTCCTGAGGACGCGGAGTTCATCGTGGctaag GCGATCCGTGACGGCGTGATCGAGGCCAGTATAAACCACGAGAAGGGTTACGTCCAGTCCAAGGAGACCATGGACATTTACGGCACCAGGGAGCCTCAGCTGGCCTTCCACCAGAGAATCTCCTTCTGTCTGAATATCCACAACATGTCCGTCAAG GCCATGAGGTTCCCACCCAAAGCGTACAACAAGGACCTGGAGTCTGCAGAG GAGCGGCGTGAGAGGGAGCAGCAGGACCTGGAGTTCGCCAAAGAGATGGCGGAGGACGATGACGACAGTTTCCCATAA
- the gabpb2a gene encoding GA-binding protein subunit beta-2a, producing the protein MSLVDLGKRLLEAARNGEDEEVRKLMANGAPFTTDWLGASPLHLAAQFGHRSTAEVLLRAGICKDARTKVDRTPLHMAATEGHELIVDLLIRNGADVNAKDMLKMTALHWATQHGHHGVAQLLIKHGADVYALSKFDKSALDIAVDIQHAELAGLLQEGMQKQVNRNAEAAIAPQFIINIADLVKPHTGNTEDAIAVSALDQQMMNDAGQRVVTIVTDQQGHLQTRLGQPLYVTMQNGRQVLAVPSTPYTQEMVDEDVEPPVRRRKIEVSSNHVESRDTEQLQRRLAEANMAAQLYRQQLLQKEQEAEEYRLQLEAITERVIAQEEECVVGVKQEEEVVLLTEGDVMLNTEEIHSSHDIS; encoded by the exons ATGTCTCTGGTGGATCTGGGGAAGCGGCTGTTGGAAGCTGCTCGTAACGGCGAGGATGAAGAAGTGAGGAAGCTGATGGCGAACGGCGCCCCCTTCACTACAGACTGG CTCGGAGCCTCGCCGCTGCACCTGGCGGCGCAGTTTGGACATCGCTCCACCGCCGAGGTCCTGCTGAGAGCCGGAATCTGCAAGGACGCCCGGACCAAGGTGGACCGAACGCCGCTGCATATGGCCGCCACGGAGGGTCACGAGCTGATTGTGGATTTATTAATCAGG AACGGCGCGGACGTGAACGCCAAAGACATGCTGAAGATGACGGCTCTGCACTGGGCCACCCAGCACGGCCACCACGGCGTCGCCCAGCTCCTCATCAAACACGGCGCCGACGTCTACGCCCTCAGCAAGTTCGACAAGTCGGCCCTCGACATCGCCGTGGATATTCAACACGCCGAGCTCGCCGGGCTCCTCCAG gagggcATGCAGAAGCAGGTGAACAGGAATGCCGAGGCAGCCATCGCTCCACAGTTCATCATCAACATCGCCGACCTGGTTAAAccacacacag GTAACACGGAGGACGCCATCGCCGTCAGCGCTCTGGACCAACAGATGATGAACGATGCCGGTCAGAGAGTCGTAACCATAGTAACAGACCAGCAGGGACACCTACAGACGAGGCTCGGCCAGCCTCTCTACGTCACCATGCAGAACGGACGCCAAG TCTTGGCGGTTCCATCCACCCCCTACACACAGGAAATGGTGGACGAAGACGTAGAACCTCCGGTACGGAGGAGGAAGATCGAAGTGTCTTCTAATCACGTAGAATCCAGAGATACG GAGCAGCTCCAGCGGCGCCTGGCCGAGGCCAACATGGCGGCTCAGCTGTACCGGCAGCAGCTCCTGCAGAAGGAGCAGGAGGCCGAGGAGTACCGGCTGCAGCTGGAGGCCATCACGGAGCGGGTGATAGCACAGGAGGAGGAGTGCGTGGTGGGAGTGAagcaggaggaggaggtggtgCTGCTGACCGAGGGAGACGTGATGCTGAACACCGAGGAGATCCACTCCAGCCACGACATCTCATAA
- the sf3b4 gene encoding splicing factor 3B subunit 4, which yields MAAGPISERNQDATVYVGGLDEKVSEPLLWELFLQAGPVVNTHMPKDRVTGQHQGYGFVEFLSEEDADYAIKIMNMIKLYGKPIRVNKASAHNKNLDVGANIFIGNLDPEIDEKLLYDTFSAFGVILQTPKIMRDLDTGNSKGFAFINFASFDASDATIEAMNGQYLCNRPITVSYAFKKDSKGERHGSAAERLLAAQNPLSQADRPHQLFADAPPPPSAPTPILTALGHGMGIPGMPPPGAFPPVPPPGSMPPGMPPGMPMPPVTGASQGGGGVPPPGPPPFPPAGMHPPGMPPMPMPHAGMVPPPPGAGQAPPPPGMPPPPQMGMPPRAPFGPPMGHPMPPGMRGPPPPMPPPGYGAAPPRPPPFGFQRPPMPPRPPAPPVRAPMPS from the exons ATGGCGGCGGGACCGATTTCAGAGCGAAATCAAg ATGCCACGGTGTACGTGGGGGGTCTGGATGAAAAGGTCTCGGAACCTTTATTATGGGAGCTGTTCCTGCAGGCTGGACCGGTGGTGAACACGCACATGCCCAAGGACAGGGTGACGGGGCAACACCAAG GTTACGGGTTTGTGGAGTTCCTCAGTGAAGAAGACGCCGATTACGCCATAAAGATCATGAACATGATAAAGCTGTACGGTAAACCCATCCGCGTCAACAAGGCCTCGGCGCACAACAAGAACCTGGACGTGGGCGCCAACATCTTCATCGGGAACCTGGACCCGGAGATCGACGAGAAGCTCCTGTACGACACCTTCAGCGCCTTCGGGGTCATCCTGCAGACCCCCAAGATCATGAGGGACCTCGACACGGGCAACTCCAAGGGTTTCGCCTTCATCAACTTCGCCAGCTTCGACGCCTCGGACGCCACCATCGAGGCCATGAACGGGCAGTACCTGTGCAACCGGCCCATCACCGTCTCCTACGCCTTCAAGAAGGACTCCAAGGGCGAGAGGCACGGCTCGGCCGCCGAGAGGCTCCTGGCCGCTCAGAACCCGCTCTCGCAGGCCGACCGGCCCCATCAGCTGTTCGCCGACGCCCCGCCTCCTCCTAGCGCGCCCACCCCCATCCTGACTGCGCTGGGGCACGGCATGGGCATTCCAG GCATGCCCCCTCCCGGGGCCTTCCCTCCGGTGCCCCCGCCAGGCTCCATGCCTCCTGGAATGCCCCCCGGAATGCCCATGCCCCCAGTCACGGGTGCTTCTCAGGGTGGGGGCGGAGTCCCACCTCCTGGACCCCCACCCTTCCCTCCAGCTGGCATGCACCCACCAG GAATGCCGCCCATGCCCATGCCCCACGCTGGAATGGTGCCTCCTCCTCCAGGGGCTGGCCAGGCACCGCCGCCCCCTGGAATGCCCCCTCCACCGCAGATGGGCATGCCCCCTCGGGCACCGTTCGGCCCCCCGATGG GTCACCCGATGCCGCCGGGTATGAGAGGCCCCCCTccacccatgccccctccgggTTACGGCGCCGCGCCTCCCCGTCCTCCTCCGTTCGGCTTCCAGAGACCTCCCATGCCTCCGCGCCCCCCCGCGCCACCCGTCCGCGCCCCGATGCCCTCGTGA